TCGTCAGTTGGATTTAAAGGCTATGGCTGCGGCTGCCAATGAGAAAAAAGTGCAGATGGCGACCCATGCGGACGCGGAAAAGCTAACGGGCCTCCAGGTTGGGGGTATTAGTGCGCTGATGCTCACCCAGAAGAACTGGCCCGTCTACCTGGACCAACCCGCCAGTGAGCTTCAGCATATTGTCATCAGCGCAGGAGAACGCGGGACGCAGTTACGCGTCCCGGTCATGAGCCTGATGAATTTGCTCCACACACGACTTGCACACGTCAGCAGAGATGCTTAACGCGCATATCTTATTGCAGCATTTGTGCCAGATCGTAATATTCCCCGGTGATCTCACGCTGTTGTGAGGTCACTTCTTTTAATGGCACTGTCGTCTGGACACGGCCCTGGCGAGCAACCATGACGCCTGTTTCCCCGGCGAGCAGGCGCTTGACAGCTTCCACACCCATACGCGTCGCCAGCAGGCGATCAAACGCTGTGGGGCCACCGCCACGCTGAGTATGCCCCAGGATGGTTAGGCGGATTTCAAAGCCAACATGCTGCTTTTCAAGGAATTCCTGCAATTCAGTGACTTTGTAAGGCGCGCCTTCCGCGATAACAGCAATCGCGTGGGCCTTGCCTTTGACATAAGCACTTTCCAGGTCACGAGCGACATCTTCCATCGAGAGCGGGCGCTCCGGCGTAATGATGACTTCTGCACCACCAAGGATGCCGCCCGTCAGTGCCAGGTAACCACAGTTGCGGCCCATGACTTCGATCAGGAAGCAGCGATTATGAGATGTCGC
The Phototrophicus methaneseepsis DNA segment above includes these coding regions:
- a CDS encoding YbaK/EbsC family protein; protein product: MAKTKKLNSMRLLEQNDIPYEVLHYDTSTRDAQEVAELIGLPEFMVYKTLVVQSITTNKPMLVMLASDRQLDLKAMAAAANEKKVQMATHADAEKLTGLQVGGISALMLTQKNWPVYLDQPASELQHIVISAGERGTQLRVPVMSLMNLLHTRLAHVSRDA
- the pfkA gene encoding 6-phosphofructokinase, which translates into the protein MKRIAVMTSGGDAPGMNAAIRAVVRAGIAQGIEVYGIRQAYAGLLSGDMELLTSREVSGILQRGGTILQTARNEEFKTAQGQRKALRRLNEHNIEGVIVIGGDGSLRGATVLHDLGVPTVGVPASIDNDIYGTDTSIGVDTALNTILDALDRLRDTATSHNRCFLIEVMGRNCGYLALTGGILGGAEVIITPERPLSMEDVARDLESAYVKGKAHAIAVIAEGAPYKVTELQEFLEKQHVGFEIRLTILGHTQRGGGPTAFDRLLATRMGVEAVKRLLAGETGVMVARQGRVQTTVPLKEVTSQQREITGEYYDLAQMLQ